A single Mastomys coucha isolate ucsf_1 chromosome X, UCSF_Mcou_1, whole genome shotgun sequence DNA region contains:
- the LOC116094970 gene encoding high mobility group protein B4-like — protein sequence MGKEVQPRPKVNVSSYIHFMMNFRNKFKKQHPRTNLGFKEFSRKCSEKWRSISKRKKAKYEALAKIDKARYQEEMMNYMGPRRKRRDPDAPRKPPSSFLLFSQDHYATLKRENPHWTVVQVAKAAGKMWSMTAYVDKIPYEERAALMWKKYYKEREAYFKKCHGRKKNFH from the coding sequence ATGGGAAAAGAAGTCCAGCCAAGACCCAAGGTAAACGTCTCTTCTTACATCCACTTTATGATGAATTTCAGAAACAAATTCAAGAAGCAACACCCACGCACCAACCTTGGCTTTAAGGAATTTTCTAGAAAGTGTTCGGAAAAATGGAGATCCATCTCAAAGCGCAAAAAGGCAAAGTATGAAGCCTTAGCCAAGATCGACAAAGCCCGATACCAGGAAGAAATGATGAATTATATGGGgccaagaagaaagaggagagaccCAGACGCACCTCGGAAGcccccatcctccttccttctcttctcccaggaCCACTACGCCACACTGAAGCGAGAAAACCCCCACTGGACTGTGGTGCAGGTGGCCAAGGCTGCCGGAAAGATGTGGTCCATGACAGCTTATGTGGACAAAATACCCTATGAAGAGAGGGCTGCACTTATGTGGAAAAAGTACTACAAGGAGCGGGAGGCCTACTTCAAAAAATGCCATGGCAGGAAGAAGAACTTCCATTGA